Proteins from a genomic interval of Thermotoga sp.:
- the queF gene encoding preQ(1) synthase produces MPKAEGRIFDFKGHDAIRTDFLEAIDFDGKEEYIKIETDEFSAVCPFSGLPDIGKVIIEYYPDGGKIVELKSLKYYFVSFRNVGIYQEEATKRIYEDLKSLLKTDRLRVTVIYNIRGGIRTTTQIGSLEGKNDGKAE; encoded by the coding sequence ATGCCGAAGGCAGAGGGAAGAATCTTTGACTTCAAAGGGCATGATGCGATAAGAACAGACTTTCTGGAAGCCATAGATTTTGATGGGAAAGAGGAGTACATCAAGATCGAAACCGATGAATTCTCCGCCGTGTGTCCTTTTTCTGGCCTCCCGGACATAGGCAAGGTGATCATAGAGTACTATCCCGATGGTGGAAAGATCGTTGAACTCAAGTCTCTGAAGTACTATTTCGTCAGCTTCAGAAACGTAGGAATATATCAGGAAGAAGCGACGAAAAGAATCTACGAAGACCTGAAGAGCCTTCTGAAAACGGATCGTCTGAGAGTCACTGTAATATACAATATAAGAGGCGGGATAAGGACCACAACACAGATAGGTTCACTGGAGGGAAAAAACGATGGAAAAGCTGAATGA
- a CDS encoding queuosine precursor transporter, with amino-acid sequence MEKLNERLILLTGIFVAALTISNVIAGKLVNIGPFLVPVAVLCYPITFAVTDIVSEVYGKRTAQKVVWTGFFTSLILVVYSQITVFYPPAAIFENNEAFVKVFGATPRIVLASILAYVLSQSHDVWAFHFWKKITRGSHLWLRNNLSTMVSQFIDTLAFISLAFGGTVSGSVLVQMTFSQYAVKLIIALIDTPFVYLGVRLVSGRWVVKERS; translated from the coding sequence ATGGAAAAGCTGAATGAAAGATTGATACTTTTGACAGGAATATTCGTTGCTGCCCTGACCATCTCGAACGTGATCGCCGGGAAGCTTGTGAACATAGGTCCTTTCCTTGTTCCCGTGGCGGTTCTGTGCTATCCGATCACGTTTGCTGTAACGGACATTGTGTCGGAGGTTTATGGAAAAAGAACTGCTCAGAAAGTGGTGTGGACAGGCTTCTTCACCTCGTTGATCCTTGTAGTCTACTCGCAGATCACCGTCTTCTATCCTCCCGCTGCCATCTTCGAAAACAACGAAGCCTTTGTGAAGGTGTTCGGTGCGACACCAAGGATCGTCCTTGCGAGCATCCTGGCTTACGTTCTTTCGCAGTCCCACGATGTCTGGGCCTTCCACTTCTGGAAAAAGATCACCAGAGGATCACATCTGTGGCTCAGGAACAACCTTTCCACGATGGTCTCTCAATTCATCGATACTCTTGCGTTCATCTCTCTGGCATTCGGCGGAACGGTTTCTGGAAGTGTTCTCGTTCAGATGACCTTCTCTCAGTACGCAGTGAAACTGATCATCGCTTTGATCGACACTCCCTTCGTTTATCTGGGAGTGAGACTCGTCAGCGGTAGATGGGTGGTAAAAGAAAGGAGTTGA